NNNNNNNNNNNNNNNNNNNNNNNNNNNNNNNNNNNNNNNNNNNNNNNNNNNNNNNNNNNNNNNNNNNNNNNNNNNNNNNNNNNNNNNNNNNNNNNNNNNNNNNNNNNNNNNNNNNNNNNNNNNNNNNNNNNNNNNNNNNNNNNNNNNNNNNNNNNNNNNNNNNNNNNNNNNNNNNNNNNNNNNNNNNNNNNNNNNNNNCGACAAATGGGGAATAAAAACGATGAGACCTTTCGGATGCGCATAAAATTGGGTGTGATCTGACACacattattaatttttttaagcatgtATTTAGAAAGGAGTGATTTGATCGATTTGTTATTGCACATGATCAGGCATTGGTGCATTAACCTTGACACGTCCCGTTTTACGTTTCGGTCGTGGCGTTTCATGTATGCTTCGCCAGGCGTGTCGCTTCATCTGTGACGTGTCAATACGACCCTGTGATGCATAACGTGCACATCTCGGGGGCGGGGGGGATAGCTCGTATTAGCAATTGTGCACGTTCTCGTGATGTGAGATGCTATAACTGGCATTTGCCAACAAGAAATCGTGATTACTTAGGGAAAGCGCGCCAAATGTGCACGGACGACCTCGAAAGCTGAGGCATGTCGTGCAAGGATCGCAAGTGCATCATAAGCACGTGCACACATGCGTACGCATGTGCGTATGCGTATGTGCCCAATTGCACAAATGCACATACACACTGGTACGCTAGGGATTCACCTAACCAATTAGCTCAATTTTTGCGCCATTTCGTCGTCCACCATGATTTTTGTGACTGCCCGACGGGGTAAACCAAGTAATTGGAGGAAGATGAAACTCGCAAGCGCTGCTCGCCTCGTGCGAACAGGGATGTGAAGGATCAATACAAGTAGAAGGAGTTACGAAGTTGGGACCACCCAGTTAGATTCAACCAGTTAAATTTACAAAGTTAGAATCGTAAAGTTAGAAAATTTGAAGGTAGAAGTCGTGAAGGTAGAAGTGGTGAAGATAAAATTCGTGAAGATAGAAGTCGTGAAGATAGAAGTCGTGGAGATAAAAGTCGCCGTGTTAGGAATCAGCCACAATGTGATATTTCCCCCAAAGTGTGAAAGGTCCCCACAAATGAGAAGTACCAACGGTAATGCGACGCACCCACAATGCTGCAACAAATGAACACATATTTGACAAACAAAGCCCAGTACAAACATGGGGCCATCACAAAAAGTGTCAAagttgaaaataaaaaaaaaaattaggatTTACTTGGAAAATCAATTAAATcataaaacttaaaaaatgaaatgttattttttaaatcctttAATCTGTCAATAATTCTTATATTTCTATTTTCgtagatagaaaaaaaaaaggttcttcttcttcattgtCACTACTGAATTCGTAttgttcataattattttttataattttccttaAATCAAATGAGTCGTATTTATTTAAACTCCTATTGTGATATTTGCAACTCTTGTTTTCTacatttccttcttcttcgaaaAAGTCTCGCTCCCGTAATCTACatttatgtgcatgtaaGTATGAGAATAAGTGGATGATAGGCCCCGAGGTGGATGGGAGGTTACGCGGACAGATGGAGACATAAGGTGAAGACGTGAAAGAACGgataaataagaaaaaatatatcgtacattcatgcacatgtggcaaataaaaaataacattctCCTCTAGAAACGCAACAAATTAAGGCAGCTTGGCATTCACACATCGCGTAGAAGTTTCACCAtgaaatatttgtaaaatgcCATGCGAAAGAACTGCACCAGAGCGACACGGTTGCGTCGGCAATTGTGCGCGGAGGGTCGAAAACGGGTCTAATACCTGTCACATATGCGCGACAaagatcaaaaaaaaaaaatgcaaaaaaacatacacaaATGAATTCACAAATTAATTCATAAATGAATACACAAATAAATTCACAAATAAATACACAAGTATTTGCACACATGCGTATACACACTCATGCGCAAGCTTTTCTCAAAACTAATATGCATCAACACATTTTGTCGCACCAAAATGAGTTGTCTCAATTCTTCGCTTTACCTGTAAGAATCAATTTTCCGGAGATATTTTCTGgtaattttatcaatttttttttttttcacattatttttttcgtcatggATTTCCTTTATCATGCTTCAAATGGgaaccgaaaaaaaaaaaaaaaaacagtaaaaCAGTAAAGCAGTAAAACAGCAAAACAGCAGAACAGCAAAACAGTAAAACATCAAAACAGTAAAAcagaaaaacaacaaaacagtaaaataatataataataaaataattaagtgGTAATAAAAGCACCAGCGATGGGAACGTTAGCTACAATCGCACCATAATTCGCACCAGAAATAGAATCAGAAATAGTCATAATTACAAATCATTCATTTCCAGtgtgtgataaaaaataaaagacagAACATGCAGAAACGCTCAAGCCAAGGTAGAAAGCTAAAAGGCTCAGGTAAgctcaaaatttattattactttttGAAATAATTGGAAAAAAGGTCGACGTTTATGTTGCCATCCCGCtcaataacaatttttatgtctttttttatgcactcataaaaattttcaatcgTGCTTCTGTAGTCCTCCTGCAAAatgtataagaaaaaaattaaaatgaatgaGGAATTTCCCTCGTTAATTTGTAGGTGCACACacacgtatacatatatatatatatattttttttttttatcctctcctttgtgtgcatatgcacCCACGCATCGATAacgtgcaaatttttttttaatttttctcgtTACACACAGCTGCTCGTGTGAGATACACTTCTACATGCTCAGGTAGAAGTGCACACGCGCTTGTACAAGGGGAACGTActcatatgcacatgtagtCGATCTCGTGTTGACgcgtatgtgcatatttttctgtCATACGCACACATGAAGAGATAATACTCGGTGCAAACATACCATTATCATGTTGCTTACGGCATGCAACTGATCATCTCCTTTCTGAGCATTctctttaaaattatatttctgCAAAAatcaaacgaaaaaaaagaaaaaaaaaattaaatcttttttgagttaaaaaaaaaaaaaatgagtgcaTCCATACGTTTGGACGTATATAACCGGGTCGAAAGGGGAGACATAAGAGTGAAATATCACCTTCGATAATTTTAATCAACTAATGTGTACAcacgtatatgtatacatgtgtatatctgCATATAAACACTTGAGCTTAAAGTGCTCAATAGGTAATAGACTCGGTGCAGtataattagaaaaaaaaaaaaaaaaaaaaaaaaagggggcaaaagagagcacaaaataatgaataataatgataataatgcCAAATTGTGCAGAACAAATACTTTGGAAGTATACATAAACAATAATTCTCAAATgtagaacaaaaatattttcttacatttaaaattaataaaaaaaaaaaaatcctttttaCAAACTAAGCAATTTGTACGTCATAACATTTGTAGTGCATGTGAACAAGCAACCAAGAAAagtggaaaacaaaattaggTACTTTAAAAGAGaatcaaaatggtgaaacacatttaaaatataaactaCTATGTAAACAAGCCTGTAGCTTTAATGATTcccaaaaaaacaaaaaaatgataattttagggaaaaaagccaaaaaataaaggagcaTGTAATAAGTTAGTACAAACGAATAAGATATCCAACAACATATAGAAAGCACATGAAGTTGTTTGCACAATATGGTAAGACTAAAAATATGCActtgttttcttttgcttaAATAACACCCATGAAATACATCCCACAAATCGGACCTTGTTgtatgcactttttttcttctttgcttttttttcttcttactATGTTTTTCAATTATCACCTCCATTtaacacaattttgttaatcaTGTCAAATTCGAACAATATGACTAGTTCGGAAGAAGCTTAAGTCTTACGCAAatgtaaagtaaaaaaatgaagtgcaAGATGGAAACAGAATAGagtataaaattatttacctcTTTCTCTTTAAGCAATGTTCTTAAATTccctcttttcctttttttaactctaTACATCCGTTTTCTTAATACAGAGTTAATTAAAAACGTTCGGTTGATTCCTGTAAAGATAAAAGAGAATTACAACACCAAATTATAATGTTGTAGAGGCGAAATAAGGTTGCGTTTTTGCAGTGCTCAGGGTGCATTGCACTTGTGGAGGCATAAAAAAGTGGAACTTGCtctatatttcttttttactgCTTTATTGCTTGCTTTTTGCATATTTGCGTATATAACTATTAATATAGATTCTTtttacacttaaaaaatgtatttttagtattttattcttttattttattttattatcattttcatttttcattttttttttttttttttatttttttttttaatccactTTGCTCCCTGCCTACTCCGAATAAGATAGTTGCTATGCTATCCATTCTCCTTTTActtttctttcatttattACTTAGCTCTTTTCTTATATCAATAAGTAAAGTATTACTGCAACAAGACAAGGTATTCTCTCCGTCGGTGCAGTAATCATTATGAgtgaaatttcttttcagCATGCAgctatttttaaagaatttgttccatttatgaaatttccctttcgtatttttatcatttacaGATTCTATGTTTGTGtagattttttctccttgacctgtaattttaaaataatcttTTTCGTCAAAATTATAGcaatttaattcatttctaCATATTCCTCTTTTGTCTcctctaaaaaaaaaattgcttgaATTGATCATATTGTTAACTATTTCATGAGTTATTGGATACGCATGGTGATCCCTacgaatttgtttttttctctttttgatATCTGATCTGGTTTCGTGACCAAAATGGTCACTCATTGTTACGTTATTTTGCGGTGCACTATTTTGTAGTCCTCCACTTTGTGGTGCGTTATTTCGTAGTTCTCGATTTTGCACTGCTCCACTTTGTACGGCACCGTTTTTCTGGGCACAACTGTGCAGTATGCCATTTTGTTGCGCACGATTTTTCtgtatatcatttttttgtgcgtaattttccccttcatccCCATATTCTCCCGTATGtcgatttttttcaccaaagAGATCCTCCTCGTCAAGCATTATACTGTTGATCGTATGCAAAAAGCTGGCACTGTAGCTCCTACTTTTTTCCAacaacaatttgtttttctttcttttccgtATGTTGTTATTAATTCGTTTAAATAGTGTACTCATTCTTTTGTTTAATCTGTTATAAGATCTTTTACCGttatcaatatatttttttttttccttgagagacaaaaatttcttcagttcaacttttattttactgTTTTCTTCTTGCTGTTTCCATGAGGACATCTCCAATTGTTCGTTTTTGTTCTtaagtttttcattttgatttACAagattgtttattttttcctgtaAATTATGTgcattcttatttttttctttttcgcattttaagcttttttccaattcgtatatataattttcctGATTTTCCGCATTCTCTAAGTCCACTTTTAATTTctcaattaattttttatttctattttttaaattctccAAATTTTCATCTATGCAGCTGAAGTTTAtccttaaaaatgttttaatatttataataaagttTTGAGAAAAGTATTCTATGAACTTTTCGTCaatatcttcttcttcactgtTCCATgcatgaaatttattttgtatgttATATGCATTTTCAATACAGCTGTCATATATAGGCGTGTACCTTTCGTTattgccactttttttttttttttttaaatcttttaaaaaatttttaaacaagcTAAATTCTAAGTAAATATTATGCAAATAGTTACTGCAAATTGGgatgctcatttttgcagtatatatatagggggaaaaaaaaaaaaaaaagttgtgtGTGCACAAAGAAATTTAAACTCATTTGTATATTCCTACTtctttgacaattttttttcctatttttctttattttttcttatttacaCAATTTACACACAATTGTTTCTTTCATGTTGGGTTAAAAACCCGCGTCTGCAAATCGAAGTAATTGTAGCAGCACGTACACAAAAACAACCGAGGATGATGTTGTATTTTGgcataaaatagaaaatgtaACAtgctttaaaattaaaaaggaaatgaataAAGTAAACAGCGAATCAGACTTCACAGTGTGCAGAATTACACTCCTGCAACGAACAAACgacaaaatttttcaatCTACATGTTTGCATGTTACTTAAACTGGCATTTTATAAGTGAGAATGTGTGCACAATTTGTGTAAGAAAAAATCTATGTACATTTGTACAGTCATTCAAAGGTTTGAACATATTTgtacttttcctttattataCACACTGTCTCACTGTTGTATTGACAGAatagaaaagcaaaaatgtggaaaaaaaaaaacgtctttttgttcaccttttctGCATAATTATACCTTATTCGATGTTTATTTTGTGATATGTTGTgtcatttttcaaatttattcacaattttgcgcaattttgaaaacattttcgttatttatatatacataacaaTTTTTGCGTTAAGCCCATGTACATgcagttttttaaaaattcctgCTGGCATAGAACagtttatacattttttttttttttttaaccccctgaaaaaatgacaaaataagCCGGATATATACACAACgaaatgtttatatttatacaatatatttcactgcaaaaataatgctatttatatattttaaaagaagaattaaaagtaagaaaattttattttttttaaaaatggtacaTTATTTTCACTCATTTCACGTATATTCTGAAGGACCATTTATACGTGCCTTCAACGTGTAAATTTGCgggatcaattttttttttttttttttctaattatactttttcctttatttatataataaatgaatgcgtctttaaattataagaaatatattttaattaagggaataaaattataaaatcaAATTGTGTATTCGTCTGACTGaaatcgatttttttctttttcttttttttttcctttgttagAGAGATACCTTCGAAAATGTGTCAACGAAAGGGGTTGCCTGCTATTTGCTCTAATAAACGATGTGtataaatagaaaaaattgtgcgtacacatgtgtaattttatttcttttatttattattttttcgtacatTCTACtcttttcatatatttgacatttattccttttttacgttcgACGTTTGGCATTTTCAATATCACACAGGTCTATGTAAGGGGTAtctatatgcatttttttttttcttttttcatttcacatcattttttctttcattacATTTCGTGTGAcaagtattattttttttttttttttttttttcagaatcACCACGTTGCTTACAATACTTACATGAACgaggtagtttttttttttttttttttttttgtagaatgTTCTTAAGGTTGTTTGTCGTCATTTAAACAACTGCAAAATTTACagtaccccttttttcaccctGTTAAAGGCTTGGAAAATTTTACTCATTCCAAAAAACTTtgcattttggaaaattctGTCAAATGTGTTCTTAAAAggattactttttttataacttttagtttaaaaaaatatcaacaaTACTGACAAAAAAGTTAATCTTTTgtataaatgtttttttttttttttgaaaagaaacGTGTGCAGAGTGacgcatgtacatgtataaatgTATACTTAAATTATACATACACAGTATGCTTGCGTACACTGCGGCAAATGTTTtcacatacacatgtgcacatatacatatgagGTTGTTGAAAatgggtagaaaaaaatatgcttaaaaCAATCGATTGTACGCTCGCATTTTACATTCACGACTAATGTATTTAACATTCAAAATGTAAGCGAGAGAGCATACATAggtgtgtatatacatgtatgggcacatatatatatgtatatatatggatTAGCACATTTGTATATAACTGttaaattgaaaaatggTAACGTATTTAAACATTCCTGCATTGGGGATTcataaaaagggtaaaaattTCCTACATatctttataaatatataacttCGAAAAAAGAATGCTTCTTCCATCTCCTGTATTGTTGAcgtttcgatttttttactaaattGGGCAtccatgtatatatacgcacatgtacatatacacgcgattgtgtgtgtgcgtatTATAAACGTACTAAAACAGTACGCCTTAATACGTGTGCTGCTTTGCTTGGCACTGCATTGTGGAGGGTCTGGGTTTacgcatatatgcatttataaatatatgtacttgTGTGTGATGAATGCGCGAGCTATGGGCCCGTGTGGACGCACTCATAagtgtacatacatgtatacacatatgcaacatatacgcatatacatatatatatgcatataaatagAAATTAGAGTATTcgttaattatttaaataaacacaaaaaaaaatgctatctggtatgtatgcatgtatacacAGAGATATTCGTTTGGTCATGGCCTGTAAATCATGCATTTGTAGTACCCCTctatggtaaaaaaatagtgaaactatagtgaaaaaaaatgaataaaaaaagaaaaaatagttttacattttgtctttttcattcatccGTACTAATTTTCATGCGTTTTGTGgattataaatgtatatttccttttttttctttcgtttttttttttttttttttttctttttctgggatgtattttttattaatttttttttttttttttaaacatatttatcCACTTATAATAACTGGTGTAAATTTTGTGAGTAAAGGATGAATGGGTGTGCAATACATACTCATAGGGGGTGGGGTAGGGATAATACGTCGATAAAACAACGTGATACACGTATCGCCTCGTTATACCTCGCTgagcacacatatatacatgtacactTATATATACCCGTATGGAGGACACAGCATGGTATGCATTGCACCTGTGCCACAAGAGCATATTAGTGTATGTGCTCACATACTTAGGCCGTTCTATATCGAAGTCTTGACaacagaaaatttaaaagttcTTGTGGGTATATGTATTCAATAACTTTCGAAGGGTACAAGCTGTGAATTTCTTTGTTATTTATGTTGTGTATAACCGAAATGTACAACTCGTCTCCAACgttgtgcaaatttttaataacaatTCTATTTCCCttgaatgttttttttctccgtatgtattttttaaaatcgtttACTTTTATGTTTAGATGTCCTGTTCTTCGTATGTTGGACTCTTCTACCCACTGTGGCGAGGCGTTTTTCAAGCTAGCCAAGAACTCCAtctttctatttttaattcgaACGCTGTATACATCTTCTACATTTAGCAAAGTGCTATCGTGAGGATTTCCAATGGTTTCTTGCTTGATTGATTCGCTATCTTCCTCGtcacttcttttttgtgaattatCCGAATGTGGAgatagcaattttttcccttccaacTTGTTCGTTACGctctttttattactttttttttgaaattagTGGGTTTCTACCTTTGGTTTTGATGATACTTGTGGTGCTGACTTCTTCTTGCAAAGATGGTGATGACGTCAGATGATTTTTTAACAGTTTACCATCATTGGGGGTTGTTGTATCGACTTTGTTTAAATAAGTCGACTTTAaaagttccattttttttttgaaggtTGTTAAATGGACTAAATTACTTTCTGGTTCCCACGTATTCTCATCGTCTGAGTAGCCCTTCCACTTCACTAGGTAaatgaacccatttttctttttttttatttccaggATGTCGCCTATTTCAAATTCTTCATCTGATCCAGTCATTTTGCTGTCACGTTGGTGTTTACCTGTGCCTTGGCTATATGTATGCTTGAATATGCGTacaatatatgtatgtacgcgTATGTACAACAGAGCACAAGGCGTATGACGTAGGTACTTAcgtatgtaatatatatatatataNNNNNNNNNNNNNNNNNNNNNNNNNNNNNNNNNNNNNNNNNNNNNNNNNNNNNNNNNNNNNNNNNNNNNNNNNNNNNNNNNNNNNNNNNNNNNNNNNNNNNNNNNNNNNNNNNNNNNNNNNNNNNNNNNNNNNNNNNNNNNNNNNNNNNNNNNNNNNNNNNNNNNNNNNNNNNNNNNNNNNNNNNNNNNNNNNNNNNNNNNNNNNNNNNNNNNNNNNNNNNNNNNNNNNNNNNNNNNNNNNNNNNNNNNNNNNNNNNNNNNNNNNNNNNNNNNNNNNNNNNNNNNNNNNNNNNNNNNNNNNNNNNNNNNNNNNNNNNNNNNNNNNNNNNNNNNNNNNNNNNNNNNNNNNNNNNNNNNNNNNNNNNNNNNNNNNNNNNNNNNNNNNNNNNNNNNNNNNNNNNNNNNNNNNNNNNNNNNNNNNNNNNNNNNNNNNNNNNNNNNNNNNNNNNNNNNNNNNNNNNNNNNNNNNNNNNNNNNNNNNNNNNNNNNNNNNNNNNNNNNNNNNNNNNNNNNNNNNNNNNNNNNNNNNNNNNNNNNNNNNNNNNNNNNNNNNNNNNNNNNNNNNNNNNNNNNNNNNNNNNNNNNNNNNNNNNNNNNNNNNNNNNNNNNNNNNNNNNNNNNNNNNNNNNNNNNNNNNNNNNNNNNNNNNNNNNNNNNNNNNNNNNNNNNNNNNNNNNNNNNNNNNNNNNNNNNNNNNNNNNNNNNNNNNNNNNNNNNNNNNNNNNNNNNNNNNNNNNNNNNNNNNNNNNNNNNNNNNNNNNNNNNNNNNNNNNNNNNNNNAAATGCgtcatttatatatgcagTACGTATGAGGATAACCgcatagttttttttctgtcaatattatatatttctcgCGCGTAATGCGTAAaagtgtatgtatatatatatgtgtacgtaagtgtatatatatacgcacaGGTGTAccaacataaaatatataaatgcataagtaataaatgcataaataatatatgcataaataattaatgcaataatatatataaatatttctttttggaaatgtttaaaattttatacacTTGTGAATGCGCGTTGCATCGTGTGGCAATACGCGGCGCAACCCGCTTCGGCATATATGTCACAGTGAGGGATCGCAACACGTGTCACAACTTGCCTcgcgtgaaaaaaagaatgcagCACGACCGTTTACAAACGTGTGAGGTGTACACATGTGTGGAGGCGTGCTTAGGAAGGGAGGCACAAGTACACATACGGTTGTACAGGAGGGTGgcatacatgtgtatgcGAATATGTACAAGAACATACCGTATGCGTGAGAAAAGTTGGCATACCATATCCCCCTTATACATATGCAGGGGTGTACACAAGAACATACGGATGTGTACAGGTGGGAAACGAGGCGCGCGTTCCTTGCTAAGTGCCAAGTGTAGTGTTAACTGGTAAGCGATGCTATTAAGCGGTACTGTACTGTCGCGCGACACATACTGGTACGTACGCCCGAGGCGAACGACTTATGTGCTCGTGCTATAAGGATCATGTATGTACTACATGTAGTGTGTATGCGTCACGCATAAGCGCATAGCACAAACAGGAACGTACGAAAGGTtgtatgtgcatgtacacGTGTACATCATCATGTATTCGAATATATTTTCGAAACTTGGTTTCTTTGTATCTTCCTCTCTTTAATCTagtaaaatttcttttcttgtgtaaattaataaaaaataaacggtaaaaaaaaaaaagtaaatgtatgaaataagtaaaattaatCTATTGGCACaaaagggttttttttttttgtcaaaacgaaaaatttacttattaaaaaggagCTATCGCCATGAAATGCGGTTATGTCattagaaaaaagaaaaaaattgaaaaaatgcacacaaa
This genomic stretch from Plasmodium cynomolgi strain B DNA, chromosome 14, whole genome shotgun sequence harbors:
- a CDS encoding hypothetical protein (putative) — protein: MIKEIHDEKNNVKKKKIDKITRKYLRKIDSYRLRERDFFEEEGNVENKSCKYHNRSLNKYDSFDLRKIIKNNYEQYEFSSDNEEEEPFFFLSTKIEI
- a CDS encoding chromodomain protein (putative), translated to NKKSVTNKLEGKKLLSPHSDNSQKRSDEEDSESIKQETIGNPHDSTLLNVEDVYSVRIKNRKMEFLASLKNASPQWVEESNIRRTGHLNIKVNDFKKYIRRKKTFKGNRIVIKNLHNVGDELYISVIHNINNKEIHSLYPSKVIEYIYPQELLNFLLSRLRYRTA
- a CDS encoding hypothetical protein (putative), with the protein product MSIPICSNYLHNIYLEFSLFKNFLKDLKKKKKSGNNERYTPIYDSCIENAYNIQNKFHAWNSEEEDIDEKFIEYFSQNFIINIKTFLRINFSCIDENLENLKNRNKKLIEKLKVDLENAENQENYIYELEKSLKCEKEKNKNAHNLQEKINNLVNQNEKLKNKNEQLEMSSWKQQEENSKIKVELKKFLSLKEKKKYIDNGKRSYNRLNKRMSTLFKRINNNIRKRKKNKLLLEKSRSYSASFLHTINSIMLDEEDLFGEKNRHTGEYGDEGENYAQKNDIQKNRAQQNGILHSCAQKNGAVQSGAVQNRELRNNAPQSGGLQNSAPQNNVTMSDHFGHETRSDIKKRKKQIRQGEKIYTNIESVNDKNTKGKFHKWNKFFKNSCMLKRNFTHNDYCTDGENTLSCCSNTLLIDIRKELSNK